The following coding sequences are from one Eptesicus fuscus isolate TK198812 chromosome 7, DD_ASM_mEF_20220401, whole genome shotgun sequence window:
- the LOC103298657 gene encoding protein SCO2 homolog, mitochondrial has translation MLKHRSIRPVLLLLAQPPKAQRGLSQLKASALLRTPGGEALHVRCRLLSGQGQPRGPGLRTRLLVTALFGAGLGGAWLAVRAEKEREQQRRRTEALRQASVGQGDFSLLDHRGQARCKADFRGQWVLMYFGFTHCPDICPDELEKLVQVVRQLEAQPNLPPVQPIFITVDPARDDVAAMARYVQDFHPRLLGLTGSAEQVAQVSHSYRVYYNAGPKDEDQDYIVDHSIAIYLLNPDGLFTDYYGRARSAEQIADSVRRHMAAFRSVLH, from the exons ATGCTGAAACACAG GAGCATCAggcctgtgctgctgctgctggctcagCCGCCCAAGGCTCAGCGCGGGCTCTCTCAGCTCAAGGCCTCCGCCCTCCTGAGGACTCCTGGAGGCGAGGCCCTCCATGTGAGGTGCCGGCTCTtgtcagggcagggccagccccggGGCCCTGGGCTTCGAACTAGGCTGCTGGTCACGGCCTTAtttggggcggggctgggtggggcctggctggccgTGAGGGCTGAGAAGGAGcgggagcagcagcggcggcggacAGAGGCCCTGCGCCAGGCCTCTGTGGGCCAGGGAGACTTTAGCCTGCTGGACCACCGGGGCCAGGCTCGCTGCAAAGCCGACTTCCGAGGCCAGTGGGTGCTGATGTACTTTGGCTTCACTCACTGTCCCGACATCTGCCCTGACGAACTGGAGAAGCTGGTGCAGGTGGTGCGGCAGCTGGAGgcccagcccaacctgcccccggTGCAGCCCATCTTCATCACGGTGGACCCCGCGCGGGACGACGTTGCCGCCATGGCCCGCTACGTGCAGGACTTCCATCCTCGGCTACTGGGCCTGACTGGCTCCGCTGAGCAGGTTGCCCAGGTCAGCCACAGCTACCGTGTGTACTACAACGCCGGCCCCAAGGATGAGGACCAGGACTACATCGTGGACCACTCCATTGCCATCTACCTGCTCAACCCCGACGGCCTCTTCACAGACTACTATGGCCGGGCCAGGTCGGCCGAGCAGATTGCAGACAGTGTGCGGCGCCACATGGCTGCCTTCCGCAGTGTCCTGCACTGA
- the TYMP gene encoding thymidine phosphorylase, translating into MASPVTPGPSALTPVGDLWSRGPQCPPDPPPEPKPLPELIRLKRDGGRLSERDIQSFVCAVVDGSAQGAQIGAMLMAIRLQGMDLEETVALTQALANSGQQLEWPEAWHQQLVDKHSTGGVGDKVSLVLAPALAACGCKVPMISGRGLGHTGGTLDKLESIPGFTVIQSPEQMQGLLEKVGCCIVGQSKELVPADGILYEARDVTATVDSLPLITASILSKKVVERLSALVVDVKFGGAAIFPRQAEARELARALVDVGAGLGLRVAAALTAMDHPLGRSVGHTLEVEEALLCMDGAGPPDLRDVVIRLGGALLWLNGQAEAQAEGTARVAAALDDGSARDRFERMLATQGVDPGLARALCSGTPAQRRQLLPRAREQEELLAPADGTVELVRALPLARVLHELGAGRSRAGEPLRFGVGAELLVGVGQRLRRGSPWLRVHLDAPALSDPQRRALQGALVLSDREPFAAPSPFSELILPPTDAQQ; encoded by the exons ATGGCGTCCCCGGTAACCCCAGGACCCTCGGCCCTCACCCCAGTGGGTGACCTCTGGTCCAGAGGGCCCCAGTGCCCTCCTGACCCACCGCCAGAGCCCAAGCCGCTCCCAGAGCTGATCCGCCTGAAGCGAGATGGAGGTCGCCTGAGTGAGCGAGACATTCAGAGTTTCGTGTGCGCCGTGGTGGACGGGAGCGCGCAGGGCGCGCAAATAG GGGCCATGCTCATGGCCATCCGACTGCAAGGCATGGATCTGGAGGAGACTGTGGCACTAACCCAGGCCCTAGCCAACTCTGGGCAGCAACTGgagtggccagaggcctggcacCAGCAGCTCGTGGACAAACATTCCACAGGGGGAGTGGGTGACAAGGTCAGCCTGGTCCTggcacctgccctggctgcctgTGGCTGCAAG GTTCCTATGATCAGTGGACGTGGTTTGGGGCACACAGGGGGCACCCTGGATAAGCTAGAGTCGATTCCTGGATTCACCGTCATCCAGAGCCCAGAACAG ATGCAAGGTCTGCTGGAGAAGGTGGGCTGCTGTATTGTGGGTCAGAGCAAGGAGCTGGTTCCTGCGGATGGAATCCTGTATGAAGCCAGAGATGTGACAGCAACCGTTGATAGCCTGCCACTCATCACAG CCTCCATCCTCAGCAAGAAGGTGGTGGAGCGCCTGTCTGCACTGGTGGTGGACGTCAAGTTCGGAGGCGCCGCCATCTTCCCACGCCAGGCAGAGGCCCGGGAGCTGGCGAGAGCACTG GTTGATGTaggggcaggcctggggctccGGGTTGCAGCAGCTCTGACAGCCATGGACCATCCCCTGGGCCGCAGCGTGGGCCACAccctggaggtggaggaggcgcTGCTTTGCATGGACGGCGCGGGGCCACCGGACCTGCGGGACGTGGTCATTAGGCTCG GGGGCGCCCTGCTCTGGCTCAACGGACAGGCGGAGGCCCAGGCCGAGGGCACAGCCCGGGTGGCCGCGGCGCTGGACGACGGCTCGGCCCGGGACCGTTTCGAGCGGATGCTCGCGACGCAGGGTGTGGACCCGGGCCTGGCCCGAGCCCTCTGCTCCGGGACCCCCGCGCAGcgccggcagctgctgccccgcgCCCGGGAGCAAGAGGAACTGCTCGCGCCCGCGGACG GCACCGTGGAGCTGGTCCGGGCGCTGCCGCTGGCGCGCGTCCTGCACGAGCTGGGGGCCGGGCGCAGCCGCGCCGGGGAGCCGCTCCGGTTCGGGGTTGGCGCGGAGCTGCTGGTTGGCGTGGGCCAGAGGCTGCGACGCG GGTCCCCCTGGCTCCGCGTGCACCTGGACGCGCCCGCGCTCAGCGACCCGCAGCGGCGAGCCCTGCAGGGGGCGCTCGTGCTCTCGGACCGCGAGCCCTTCGCTGCCCCCTCGCCCTTCTCTGAGCTCATCTTGCCGCCGACCGACGCGCAGCAATAA
- the ODF3B gene encoding outer dense fiber protein 3B, which yields MGSDLWVGPWRPHRPRGPIAALYRGPGPKYKLPSNTGYLLHDPSRARAPAFSFGLRLPKQQASCSPGPGYLVPARMTARGRDGTPAFSIYGRQRLSAPSLTPGPGRYFPERAGNAAYPSAPRHTIAPRNWGVQAEHNTPGPGTYTVPSLLGPRVIGKVSAPTYSIYGRSVVGSFFEDLSKTPGPGTYPVVNPGVYKARAPQFSMQPRTSLPQDNSQNPGPAAYNVDQYRKPGGWSFGIRHSDYVAQTLAEVDD from the exons ATGGGCTCGGACCTCTGGGTCGGTCCCTGGCGACCGCACCGGCCCCGCGGCCCCATCGCGGCGCTCTACCGGGGCCCGGGGCCCAAATACAAGCTGCCCTCCAACACGG gttacctcctgcacgacccctcgCGGGCCCGCGCCCCCGCCTTCTCCTTCGGCCTGCGCCTCCCCAAGCAGCAGGCTTCGTGCAGCCCCGGGCCCGGCTACCTGGTGCCGGCGCGCATGACGGCGCGCGGCAGGGACGGCACCCCGGCCTTCTCCATCTACGGCCGCCAGCGCCTCTCCGCGCCCAGCCTCACTCCCGGACCCG GCAGGTACTTCCCGGAGCGAGCGGGCAACGCCGCGTACCCCAGCGCGCCCCGGCACACCATCGCCCCCCGAAACTGGGGCGTCCAGGCGGAGCACAACACCCCAG GTCCCGGCACCTACACGGTGCCCTCGCTCCTGGGCCCGCGAGTCATCGGCAAGGTCTCCGCCCCAACCTACTCCATCTACGGCCGCAGCGTGGTGGGCAGCTTCTTTGAGGACCTCAGCAAG ACCCCAGGTCCCGGCACCTACCCCGTGGTGAACCCCGGCGTCTACAAGGCTCGGGCCCCCCAGTTCTCGATGCAGCCGCGGACGTCGCTCCCCCAAGACAACAGCCAGAACCCCGGACCCGCAGCCTACAATGTGGACCAG TACCGGAAGCCCGGCGGCTGGAGCTTCGGGATCCGGCACTCGGACTACGTGGCCCAGACCTTGGCCGAAGTGGATGACTGA